Proteins from a genomic interval of Gemmatimonadaceae bacterium:
- a CDS encoding sugar kinase, translated as MSRVVTLGEVMLRLKSPGFERLFQSPMLEATFGGAEANVASSLAQYGVDARFVSAIPANNVGDSCIAALKAFGVDTSMIKRQGDRLGIYFLENGANQRPSRVTYDRAGSSIATAKAIDFDWDAVFADADWFHVSGVTPAISASAAELSLAAAKEARQRKLAVSIDYNYRKNLWKYGRKAPDVMRELVAFATVGIANEEDCQKALGIEVDVDVASGRLEHDKYRALAEKVLKTFPNLEKQVITLRESHSADRNGWSACLFNGKDFLMSRRYDITDIVDRVGAGDSFAAGLIYGVRAYENDQQALEFATAASCLKHSIHGDINRVGVSEVESLMQGDASGRVQR; from the coding sequence ATGAGCCGCGTCGTCACGCTCGGCGAGGTCATGTTGCGGCTCAAGTCTCCCGGCTTCGAGCGGTTGTTCCAGTCGCCGATGCTCGAAGCGACATTCGGTGGTGCCGAGGCGAACGTCGCGTCGTCGCTCGCGCAGTACGGTGTCGACGCGCGCTTCGTATCCGCCATTCCCGCCAACAACGTCGGCGATTCGTGCATCGCGGCGTTGAAGGCGTTCGGTGTGGACACGTCGATGATCAAGCGCCAAGGCGACCGGCTCGGGATTTACTTCCTCGAGAATGGCGCGAATCAGCGTCCGTCGCGCGTGACGTACGATCGCGCCGGTTCCTCGATCGCAACGGCGAAGGCAATTGATTTCGATTGGGACGCCGTGTTCGCGGATGCGGATTGGTTTCATGTCAGCGGCGTGACGCCGGCGATCAGCGCGAGCGCCGCTGAGCTCTCGTTGGCTGCGGCGAAGGAAGCCCGCCAGCGTAAGCTGGCGGTTTCGATAGACTACAATTATCGAAAGAACCTCTGGAAGTACGGCAGGAAGGCGCCGGACGTGATGCGCGAGCTGGTGGCATTCGCCACCGTCGGCATCGCGAACGAGGAGGACTGCCAGAAGGCGCTCGGCATCGAGGTGGACGTCGATGTGGCGTCGGGCCGGCTCGAGCACGACAAGTACCGCGCGCTGGCGGAGAAGGTGTTGAAGACGTTCCCCAATCTCGAGAAGCAGGTGATCACGCTTCGCGAAAGCCACAGCGCCGATCGCAACGGGTGGAGCGCGTGCCTGTTCAACGGCAAGGATTTCCTGATGAGCCGGCGCTATGACATCACGGATATCGTGGATCGTGTCGGCGCGGGCGACTCGTTCGCCGCGGGTCTCATCTACGGTGTGCGCGCATATGAGAACGATCAACAGGCGCTGGAGTTCGCGACCGCCGCGTCGTGTCTCAAGCACTCCATTCATGGCGACATCAACCGCGTCGGCGTGAGCGAAGTCGAATCGCTCATGCAGGGGGACGCCAGTGGACGTGTCCAGCGCTAA
- a CDS encoding bifunctional 4-hydroxy-2-oxoglutarate aldolase/2-dehydro-3-deoxy-phosphogluconate aldolase, whose translation MTTFATADETLARLRAVRIAPVITIDDPADAVPLARALAEGGLPCAEITFRTPRAPEALQRICAEAPELLAGAGTVLTRDQAKRARDAGAQFIVAPGFNARVVDYCLENSIPVYPGIATPTEVEMALEKGLKTLKFFPAEPMGGLDFLKAIAAPYVDVSFMPTGGINLTNVGHYLAFKRVVACGGSWMAPADWIAAKQFDRIREASQRAAEAAQGKTAVVV comes from the coding sequence ATGACCACGTTTGCCACGGCCGACGAAACGCTGGCGCGGCTGCGCGCCGTGCGCATCGCTCCGGTGATCACGATCGACGATCCAGCTGATGCGGTACCACTGGCACGCGCGTTGGCCGAGGGCGGTCTGCCGTGCGCGGAGATCACGTTCCGAACGCCGCGTGCGCCCGAAGCGTTGCAGCGCATTTGCGCCGAGGCACCCGAGCTGCTCGCTGGTGCGGGGACGGTGTTGACGCGGGATCAAGCCAAGCGCGCACGCGATGCCGGCGCACAGTTCATCGTCGCCCCGGGATTCAACGCGCGCGTCGTCGACTATTGTCTGGAAAACAGCATTCCGGTGTATCCGGGAATCGCGACGCCGACTGAAGTGGAGATGGCGCTGGAGAAGGGCCTCAAGACGTTGAAGTTCTTTCCCGCCGAGCCGATGGGCGGACTCGATTTTCTCAAGGCGATCGCGGCGCCGTACGTCGACGTCAGCTTCATGCCGACCGGCGGAATCAATCTCACGAACGTCGGACACTATCTCGCGTTCAAGCGCGTTGTCGCGTGCGGCGGATCGTGGATGGCGCCGGCGGACTGGATTGCCGCAAAACAGTTCGATCGCATTCGTGAAGCATCGCAACGCGCGGCCGAGGCCGCGCAGGGCAAGACGGCGGTCGTCGTATGA